The following are encoded together in the Pirellulales bacterium genome:
- a CDS encoding general secretion pathway protein GspK, translated as MKLSPANRRRGMVIVVVLIVIAMLSLAGFTFAEIMFTENKAARLGGRDLQARQLSESGALCVAAMLDLSSEARSELGGVYDNPEELAAVAVLAPDETQSAHGRFSIVTYEADDSESGRIRFGVENESARLNLHKLLEWDRSHPGHAQATLARLPGMTPELADALLDYVDADDTPRELGAESEFYAQQEPARMAANRVPSSLEELLAVRDVSQELLFGLDLNCNGRLEPFEMSRMSSAAAGALSPAVTVRGWSEYLTLDSAEGNLTPERQPRINLNDPNLVDLHSRLSAALDEDWATFIVAMRQFGPAPGGGAARRQAGVQLDFSRPALHTIASVYDLIGARTALAEPGRVSPTPVDSPLAADSSKLATELPRLLDVVTTRTEPRIVGRVNINLAPREVLLGVPGIDDMLADEIVSKRASLYDPTSPGDQRHAAWLFLEGLVTLDRLKTLEPMITGGGDVFRGQVVGFFDEFSASSRAEFVIDATSAPSRLLCWKGLKHLGRGYTLAELGAAPSVQPTSAGTAPVASR; from the coding sequence ATGAAACTGTCCCCAGCCAACCGACGCCGCGGGATGGTGATCGTCGTGGTGCTGATCGTCATCGCCATGCTCAGCCTGGCCGGTTTTACCTTTGCCGAGATCATGTTCACCGAGAACAAAGCGGCACGACTGGGCGGACGAGACCTGCAAGCCCGCCAGTTGTCCGAGTCGGGTGCGCTGTGCGTGGCCGCCATGCTCGATCTTTCGAGCGAGGCGCGCTCGGAGCTCGGCGGCGTGTACGACAATCCCGAAGAGTTGGCGGCCGTCGCCGTGCTGGCGCCGGACGAAACGCAATCGGCGCACGGCCGGTTCAGCATCGTCACGTACGAGGCAGACGACTCGGAGTCGGGCCGGATTCGCTTTGGCGTCGAGAACGAATCGGCCCGTCTCAACCTGCACAAGTTGCTGGAATGGGATCGCAGTCATCCCGGTCATGCCCAGGCGACGTTGGCGCGGCTGCCGGGCATGACGCCCGAACTGGCCGACGCGCTGCTCGATTATGTCGACGCCGACGACACGCCTCGCGAACTGGGGGCCGAGTCGGAGTTTTATGCGCAGCAAGAGCCGGCCCGCATGGCGGCCAATCGGGTGCCTTCGTCCCTCGAGGAACTGCTCGCCGTGCGCGACGTCAGCCAGGAGCTGCTCTTCGGGCTCGACTTGAACTGCAATGGCCGGCTCGAGCCGTTCGAGATGTCGCGCATGTCCAGCGCCGCGGCAGGCGCGCTTTCGCCGGCGGTGACGGTACGCGGCTGGTCGGAGTATCTCACGCTCGACAGCGCCGAGGGGAATCTTACGCCCGAGCGACAGCCGCGCATCAACCTGAACGATCCGAATCTGGTCGATCTGCACAGCCGGCTTTCGGCCGCGCTCGATGAAGATTGGGCCACCTTCATCGTGGCCATGCGGCAGTTCGGACCGGCGCCAGGCGGCGGCGCCGCACGCAGGCAGGCGGGCGTGCAACTCGATTTCTCTCGGCCGGCGCTGCATACGATCGCCTCGGTGTACGACTTGATCGGCGCGAGAACCGCGCTCGCCGAGCCAGGCCGGGTATCGCCCACGCCCGTCGACAGTCCGCTCGCGGCCGATTCGTCGAAGCTGGCCACCGAGTTGCCCCGGCTGCTCGATGTGGTGACGACGCGGACTGAACCGCGCATCGTGGGGCGGGTGAATATCAACCTGGCCCCGCGCGAAGTGCTGCTGGGCGTCCCTGGCATCGACGACATGCTGGCCGACGAGATCGTGTCGAAGCGTGCCTCGCTCTACGATCCCACTTCGCCGGGCGACCAGCGACACGCGGCGTGGCTGTTCCTCGAAGGGCTGGTGACGCTCGACCGGTTGAAGACCCTCGAACCGATGATTACCGGTGGCGGCGACGTCTTTCGAGGCCAGGTGGTCGGTTTTTTCGACGAATTTAGCGCTTCGAGCCGAGCCGAGTTCGTAATCGATGCTACCAGCGCCCCGAGCCGGCTGTTATGCTGGAAGGGTCTGAAGCACCTGGGGCGCGGCTATACGCTGGCCGAATTGGGAGCCGCGCCCAGTGTCCAGCCTACGTCCGCCGGCACGGCGCCGGTAGCCTCGCGATAG